A part of Gossypium hirsutum isolate 1008001.06 chromosome A07, Gossypium_hirsutum_v2.1, whole genome shotgun sequence genomic DNA contains:
- the LOC121232257 gene encoding uncharacterized protein → MPCSTATPPHIFTVFLLFFCIWAPITQSVPDDSGFLQLPSDGFINVDESGVCARFTKPASCPVNCFRTEPVCGVNGVTYWCGCADAFCAGTRVAKLGFCEVGSGGSASFSGQVLLLVHIVWLILLGFSVLCGLF, encoded by the coding sequence ATGCCGTGCTCCACGGCAACTCCACCCCACATCTTCACTGTCTTCCTCCTCTTCTTTTGTATCTGGGCACCGATAACGCAGTCGGTGCCAGATGATTCGGGATTTCTACAATTACCTTCCGATGGGTTCATCAATGTTGATGAGAGTGGAGTCTGTGCAAGATTCACCAAGCCCGCGTCATGCCCAGTCAATTGCTTCCGAACGGAGCCAGTTTGCGGCGTTAATGGCGTCACATACTGGTGCGGCTGCGCCGATGCCTTCTGCGCCGGTACTCGCGTGGCCAAATTAGGATTTTGTGAAGTTGGGAGTGGAGGTAGCGCTTCCTTTTCGGGCCAAGTGCTGCTTTTGGTTCACATTGTCTGGCTGATCTTGCTGGGATTTTCTGTATTGTGTggtcttttctaa